Proteins encoded within one genomic window of Spirochaeta cellobiosiphila DSM 17781:
- a CDS encoding beta-glucosidase: protein MKYKEIIDQMTLEEKASLMSGKDFWQSQDIPRLNIPNLFLSDGPHGLRKQAVAADHLGLNESLPATCFPTAATLANSWNEDLGEQIGQALGEEALSQKVNVLLGPGINIKRNPLCGRNFEYFSEDPYLAGKLSSSMIRGIQSQGVSACVKHFSVNNQEMNRMTIDTIVDERTLREIYLTAFEMAVKEGQVKSLMSSYNKLNGFYTNENLHLMQDILRIDWNYDGCVITDWGGSNDRVEGLRAGNELEMPTTGGETDRDIVLAIKEGKIEESILDEAVNRLLTLTYDTNKALSDRDVTVDIEQHHKLAQTAAEESIVLLKNEGDILPLKENTSVAVIGDFADVPRYQGAGSSIVNPTKLDSFLDLIPSSSLNYVGYARGFKRYGGTSNALIRKACQLAKKADKVILFIGLDEYSEVEGLDRPNMKLPQNQIDLLHELSQVNKNIIIVLSSGSAVEMPWINKASGVLHAYLSGQAGAGAILNVITGQVNPSGKLAESYPFQYEDVSSRSNFPGMENSVEYREGLFVGYRYYDTSNTPVLFPFGYGLSYTQFKYEDLKLSQTSVSFTLSNTGLVKGSEISQLYIKGPSDQIFRPSKELKGFSKNHLEPGQSINITIPLDDKAFRYFNVKTQTWEIESGSYTIMIGSSSADIQLLDKIEITGTDAPSPYKKENLPSYFNGKVANVGDAEYEELLIEPRPDTLWNRKKALGYNDTIAQCQYAKSWVARLSFRLIIFAHWFLKCIGQRATANLIIMSVYHMPFRGIARMTGGIFSLPMIDGLLMVVNGHFFKGFNHFFKEKKKLKKAHK, encoded by the coding sequence ATGAAATATAAAGAAATTATTGATCAAATGACATTAGAGGAGAAGGCTTCTCTTATGTCAGGTAAGGACTTCTGGCAATCCCAGGACATACCCCGCTTAAACATTCCCAATTTGTTTTTGTCAGATGGTCCCCATGGTTTAAGAAAACAAGCAGTTGCTGCAGATCACCTAGGTTTAAATGAGAGTTTACCAGCAACTTGTTTTCCTACAGCCGCTACATTAGCCAATAGTTGGAACGAGGACCTGGGTGAACAAATCGGTCAAGCTTTGGGTGAAGAAGCATTAAGTCAAAAAGTAAACGTCTTATTAGGTCCTGGTATCAATATAAAGAGAAACCCCCTCTGTGGTAGAAACTTTGAGTACTTCAGTGAAGATCCCTACCTGGCAGGTAAGTTGTCTTCGTCAATGATTCGTGGAATTCAATCTCAGGGTGTCTCTGCCTGTGTCAAACATTTCAGTGTCAATAATCAGGAAATGAATCGGATGACCATTGATACTATTGTTGATGAAAGGACTCTAAGAGAGATATACCTTACAGCTTTTGAAATGGCCGTAAAAGAAGGACAAGTTAAATCTTTAATGTCCTCTTATAACAAACTGAATGGTTTTTATACCAATGAAAATCTTCATTTAATGCAGGATATTCTTCGAATAGACTGGAACTATGATGGCTGTGTTATAACAGACTGGGGTGGAAGCAATGATAGAGTTGAAGGTTTGAGAGCAGGAAATGAACTTGAAATGCCAACAACTGGAGGCGAAACAGATAGAGATATCGTTCTTGCTATAAAGGAAGGAAAAATTGAAGAGTCTATCCTGGATGAAGCTGTAAACCGCCTGCTTACTTTGACTTATGATACTAATAAAGCCTTGTCAGACCGAGATGTTACAGTCGATATAGAACAACATCATAAGCTTGCTCAAACGGCTGCTGAAGAGTCTATAGTATTGCTTAAGAATGAAGGGGATATTCTTCCTCTAAAAGAGAATACCTCTGTCGCTGTTATTGGAGACTTTGCTGATGTACCCCGTTATCAGGGTGCTGGGTCTTCTATTGTAAATCCAACAAAACTTGACTCCTTTTTAGATTTAATCCCCTCAAGCTCATTAAACTATGTTGGCTATGCTAGAGGATTTAAACGATATGGAGGAACCAGTAACGCTCTCATTCGAAAAGCCTGTCAACTTGCGAAAAAGGCTGACAAAGTTATTTTATTCATAGGACTAGATGAGTATAGTGAAGTAGAAGGTCTTGATCGGCCTAACATGAAGTTACCCCAAAATCAAATTGACCTTTTACATGAACTATCCCAGGTCAATAAAAACATTATCATTGTTTTGTCCAGTGGATCAGCTGTTGAAATGCCTTGGATTAATAAGGCCTCCGGAGTGTTACATGCTTATCTTTCAGGACAAGCTGGGGCAGGAGCGATCCTTAATGTTATTACTGGTCAGGTTAATCCCTCTGGTAAATTAGCTGAATCTTATCCTTTTCAATATGAAGATGTTTCCTCTAGGTCTAACTTTCCAGGAATGGAAAACTCTGTGGAATACCGTGAAGGTCTTTTTGTCGGATATCGATATTATGATACAAGCAATACTCCTGTATTATTTCCCTTTGGATATGGTTTGAGTTATACCCAATTCAAATATGAAGATTTGAAGCTTTCCCAAACATCCGTTAGTTTTACTTTAAGCAATACAGGCTTAGTCAAAGGTTCTGAAATTTCACAACTATATATAAAAGGACCTTCTGATCAGATATTCAGACCTTCAAAAGAATTAAAAGGGTTTTCTAAGAATCATCTAGAACCAGGACAAAGTATTAATATAACTATTCCTTTAGATGACAAAGCTTTTCGTTACTTTAATGTCAAAACTCAAACCTGGGAAATCGAATCTGGTAGTTATACCATTATGATAGGTTCTTCCAGTGCAGATATACAGCTATTGGACAAAATAGAAATTACGGGTACTGATGCTCCCTCTCCTTATAAGAAAGAAAACCTTCCTTCTTATTTTAATGGCAAAGTCGCCAATGTAGGAGATGCGGAATATGAAGAACTCTTAATAGAACCCCGTCCTGACACTCTTTGGAATAGAAAAAAAGCCCTTGGTTACAATGACACCATTGCCCAATGCCAATATGCCAAAAGCTGGGTAGCCCGTCTAAGTTTTAGATTGATAATCTTTGCTCATTGGTTTTTGAAGTGTATAGGTCAAAGAGCGACTGCCAACCTGATTATTATGTCTGTTTATCATATGCCATTTCGAGGAATAGCTAGAATGACAGGGGGGATTTTTAGTCTTCCAATGATCGATGGTCTTCTTATGGTTGTAAATGGACACTTCTTTAAAGGTTTCAATCACTTTTTTAAAGAAAAGAAAAAATTGAAAAAGGCTCATAAGTAA
- the glf gene encoding UDP-galactopyranose mutase, with protein sequence MMYDYLIVGSGLYGSVLAHELTKAGKRCLIIEKRNHIGGNIYTREWEGIHIHQYGAHIFHTDNKLVWDYVNEFVEFNNYVNSPIANYNGELYNLPFNMNTFYQMWGAKTPDEAREIIEKQRKDNFTDEPKNLKEQAINLVGKDIFEKLIEGYTEKQWGRSCSELPAFIIKRLPVRFTFNNNYFNHPYQGIPKKGYTYLIEKLIENIDVKTNTDYLENRDYWNSQASKIIYTGPIDAFFDYKLGTLEYRKVRFDTQYLDIPNFQGNAVVNYTDKSTPYTRIIEHKHFNFGQQPKTVISYEYSEEWSLGDEPYYPINDTKNNELYRQYKALADTLPDVHIGGRLGEYRYYDMDKTVAAALSQVESMID encoded by the coding sequence ATGATGTATGATTATTTAATTGTCGGATCAGGTCTTTATGGTTCAGTTCTGGCACATGAATTAACAAAGGCTGGAAAACGATGCCTAATTATTGAAAAAAGAAACCACATTGGTGGGAATATATATACTAGAGAGTGGGAAGGAATCCATATTCACCAATATGGAGCTCACATATTTCATACAGATAATAAACTTGTGTGGGACTATGTTAATGAATTTGTGGAGTTCAACAATTATGTAAATAGTCCAATAGCTAATTATAATGGAGAACTTTATAATCTCCCCTTTAATATGAATACTTTCTACCAGATGTGGGGAGCCAAAACTCCTGATGAGGCTAGGGAGATTATTGAGAAACAAAGAAAAGATAACTTTACCGATGAACCGAAAAACCTAAAAGAACAAGCCATCAATTTGGTCGGAAAAGATATTTTTGAAAAATTGATTGAAGGCTATACAGAAAAGCAGTGGGGACGTTCGTGTTCTGAATTACCAGCTTTTATTATTAAACGCTTACCTGTTAGGTTTACATTCAATAATAATTATTTCAATCATCCTTATCAGGGGATCCCCAAAAAAGGTTACACTTACCTAATAGAAAAATTAATTGAAAATATAGACGTCAAAACCAATACGGATTATTTAGAAAATAGGGACTATTGGAATAGTCAAGCCTCAAAAATAATCTACACTGGACCTATAGACGCTTTTTTTGATTACAAGTTAGGAACACTTGAATATAGAAAAGTCAGGTTTGACACTCAGTACCTGGATATTCCTAATTTTCAGGGAAATGCAGTTGTGAATTACACAGATAAATCAACACCTTATACCAGGATTATTGAGCACAAGCACTTTAACTTTGGACAGCAGCCAAAGACAGTCATCAGTTATGAATATAGTGAAGAGTGGTCTTTGGGGGATGAACCATACTATCCCATTAATGATACAAAAAATAATGAACTTTATAGGCAATATAAGGCTCTTGCCGATACACTTCCTGATGTACACATTGGTGGGCGTTTAGGTGAGTATAGATACTACGATATGGATAAGACCGTCGCCGCTGCCTTATCACAAGTAGAATCAATGATAGATTAA
- a CDS encoding beta-glucosidase family protein, protein MSNLKYQHIIKKMTLEQKASLMSGKDFWQTQDILSLGIPSIFLADGPHGIRKQAVSSSQMGFNQGIPATCFPTEATVANSWNIELSEAVGSYLGKEAVSQNVHVLLGPGINMKRSPLCGRNFEYFSEDPYLAGKLAASYIRGVQTHGISACVKHYCAKNQEERSMSLNTIVDERALREIYLTAFEIAVKEGKTKAIMSSYNKLNGEYTNENLHIMVNILRDEWEYDGCVITDWGGSSDRVKGIKAGNELEMPSSGGETDRQIIDAIKSNELAEEQLDECVDRVLDLVLKTSQIGKTPSMPFDVAKHHRISQKMAEESIVLLKNKDDILPIKYNKKVAVIGDFAKEARYQGSGSSQVNPTILENTLECFAESGITSIGYAQGFLRNGKTQKKLVKTACELAQKADVVLLYLGLDELSEVQGLDRKDMRLPSNQIELLNTLYKVNENIVVCLSSGSAIEMPWIIKVKGLLHGYLSGQAGARALLRIISGDVNPSGKLAETYPYRYEDTPTYNHFPGKEASVEYRESVYIGYRYYDTANVNVLFPFGFGLSYTSYEYSDLKVNSEGVTFKITNTGSVPGMEIAQLYIHCQSKAIFRPYKELKGFKKVFINPGETKEITISFDDKSFRYFDIENNSWEVEESSYDILIGSSSQDIKLTDSLFITGTSKQQTYTNHSLKHYQSGQIQNVPSHEFEQLLGYPLPSPLWDRNRPLDYNDSIAQCIYAKGLVIRISFRFFQLIMWLLERTGQRKAYNFLKVSVYNMPFRALSLLTGGKISFQTVDGILLIANGHFFKGIGTILKKKQKGRNDV, encoded by the coding sequence ATGTCTAATCTTAAATATCAACATATAATAAAAAAAATGACATTGGAACAGAAAGCCTCTCTTATGTCTGGTAAGGATTTTTGGCAGACACAGGATATTCTCTCTTTGGGAATTCCTAGTATCTTTTTGGCAGATGGACCCCATGGAATACGAAAACAAGCTGTATCCTCAAGTCAAATGGGATTCAATCAGGGAATTCCTGCTACCTGTTTTCCAACTGAAGCTACTGTGGCGAATAGTTGGAATATTGAGCTGAGTGAAGCCGTTGGATCTTATTTAGGAAAGGAAGCTGTATCACAAAATGTTCATGTCCTACTAGGACCAGGCATAAATATGAAGAGAAGCCCTCTCTGTGGACGTAATTTTGAGTACTTCAGTGAAGACCCATATTTAGCTGGCAAATTAGCCGCAAGTTATATTCGTGGCGTTCAAACACATGGTATCTCTGCTTGTGTCAAACATTATTGTGCTAAAAACCAAGAAGAAAGAAGTATGTCCCTTAACACCATCGTAGATGAAAGAGCATTAAGAGAGATCTATCTAACTGCATTTGAAATAGCTGTTAAAGAAGGGAAAACTAAAGCCATTATGTCCTCTTATAACAAATTGAATGGGGAATATACAAATGAAAACCTCCATATCATGGTCAACATATTAAGAGATGAATGGGAATATGATGGTTGTGTTATTACTGATTGGGGTGGGAGTAGTGATCGCGTTAAAGGAATAAAAGCGGGAAATGAATTGGAAATGCCTTCTTCTGGAGGAGAAACAGATAGACAAATCATCGATGCTATTAAATCTAATGAATTAGCTGAAGAACAATTAGATGAATGTGTTGATCGTGTATTGGATTTGGTTTTAAAAACTAGTCAAATAGGAAAAACACCTAGTATGCCCTTTGATGTAGCCAAACATCATCGGATCTCTCAAAAAATGGCTGAAGAATCTATTGTATTACTTAAAAACAAAGACGATATTCTACCCATTAAATATAACAAAAAAGTGGCTGTTATAGGGGATTTTGCCAAAGAAGCAAGATACCAGGGATCCGGGTCTTCTCAGGTCAATCCCACAATTTTAGAAAATACATTGGAATGCTTTGCTGAGTCAGGTATTACTAGTATTGGTTATGCCCAAGGTTTTTTACGTAATGGCAAGACGCAAAAAAAGTTAGTAAAGACCGCTTGTGAGCTAGCTCAGAAGGCGGATGTTGTGCTTCTCTACCTGGGTTTAGATGAGTTATCAGAAGTACAAGGTCTAGATCGTAAAGATATGAGGTTACCTTCAAATCAAATAGAACTATTAAACACCTTATACAAAGTGAATGAAAACATTGTTGTTTGCTTATCCAGCGGTTCAGCGATTGAAATGCCATGGATCATTAAGGTGAAAGGCCTATTGCATGGATATTTAAGTGGTCAAGCGGGAGCACGTGCATTACTCCGTATAATATCTGGTGATGTTAACCCTTCTGGTAAGTTAGCTGAAACTTATCCCTATCGTTATGAAGATACTCCAACCTATAATCATTTTCCTGGAAAAGAAGCCAGTGTTGAATATCGCGAATCTGTTTATATTGGATATCGTTATTATGACACAGCAAATGTAAATGTTTTATTTCCCTTTGGTTTTGGCCTAAGTTACACTAGTTACGAATACTCTGATTTAAAGGTGAATTCTGAAGGGGTGACTTTTAAAATAACCAACACTGGATCTGTACCGGGAATGGAAATAGCCCAATTATATATACATTGTCAGAGTAAAGCCATATTTAGACCATATAAAGAATTAAAAGGTTTTAAGAAAGTATTTATAAATCCGGGAGAAACAAAAGAAATCACAATATCTTTTGATGATAAAAGTTTCCGATATTTTGATATAGAGAATAATTCCTGGGAGGTTGAAGAATCTTCCTACGACATATTAATAGGTTCCTCAAGTCAAGATATAAAATTAACCGATAGCCTATTCATAACAGGGACTTCAAAACAACAGACTTATACAAATCACAGCTTGAAGCATTATCAATCTGGTCAAATACAAAATGTTCCCTCCCATGAGTTTGAACAACTATTGGGTTATCCTTTACCTTCCCCCTTATGGGATCGTAATCGGCCATTGGACTATAACGACTCGATTGCACAATGTATTTATGCAAAGGGTCTTGTCATACGAATCTCTTTTCGGTTCTTTCAACTGATAATGTGGCTTTTAGAAAGAACAGGACAGAGAAAAGCCTATAATTTCTTAAAAGTATCTGTTTACAACATGCCCTTTAGAGCCTTATCTCTTTTAACCGGAGGCAAGATCTCTTTTCAGACTGTAGATGGTATTCTTTTAATAGCCAATGGGCATTTCTTCAAAGGGATAGGTACTATCCTAAAAAAGAAACAGAAGGGTAGAAATGATGTATGA
- a CDS encoding LysR family transcriptional regulator: protein MNTKALQCFIKVYERKSITSAAKEIFISPQGLSKAIKQLEIELDTELFYRGTQGMEATESGELLYARARHILYLMEDIQKEISLLNGSQGAFQVMICYSISSLIPLNKIYEFTKEQPHIQLKIKEIPDDYSLNELVQEEADVAILLGHEGLDNCEYELLSSGEIVVVVALDHPFAKLSEISIADLENQKIALKTVDSDKNHSIIDKCLELGFSPSIIHESGNLAAIHGLCESQHLVGISIDFVEKTFPNKNLKVVKLKEKIPLNVYFVTRVRDIKNQVEQQFLNYIKQQGI, encoded by the coding sequence GTGAATACGAAGGCTCTTCAATGTTTTATTAAGGTATATGAAAGAAAAAGCATAACTTCAGCAGCCAAAGAAATATTTATATCTCCTCAGGGTTTAAGCAAAGCTATAAAGCAGTTGGAGATAGAATTGGATACTGAATTATTCTATAGAGGGACTCAAGGTATGGAAGCAACTGAATCTGGAGAGTTACTCTATGCCCGTGCCCGTCATATTCTTTATTTAATGGAAGATATTCAAAAAGAAATCAGTTTGTTAAATGGTAGTCAAGGCGCTTTTCAAGTGATGATCTGTTATTCCATCAGCTCTCTGATTCCATTAAATAAAATATATGAGTTTACAAAGGAACAACCACATATTCAATTGAAAATAAAAGAGATACCCGATGATTATTCTTTAAATGAACTCGTTCAAGAAGAAGCAGATGTTGCCATTCTTCTTGGACATGAAGGCTTAGATAATTGTGAATATGAGCTTTTGTCTTCTGGAGAGATCGTTGTTGTGGTAGCTCTTGATCATCCTTTTGCCAAGCTTTCTGAAATCTCAATTGCAGATTTGGAAAATCAGAAAATAGCACTTAAAACTGTAGATTCAGATAAGAATCATAGTATTATAGACAAATGTCTTGAGCTAGGTTTCTCTCCTTCTATCATCCATGAGAGTGGAAACTTGGCCGCCATTCATGGTTTATGTGAAAGCCAGCACTTAGTAGGTATCTCTATAGATTTTGTAGAAAAGACCTTCCCTAATAAAAATTTAAAAGTTGTAAAATTAAAAGAAAAAATCCCCTTAAATGTATATTTTGTCACACGTGTGAGGGATATAAAGAATCAAGTTGAACAACAGTTCCTTAATTATATAAAGCAACAGGGTATATGA
- a CDS encoding sensor histidine kinase, whose product MVNKMRYLLTLMLTVTTIIIVSLSIKNLWSALERKTNADMEHLLQLMSSQINNSLLTADSFLRYLVYMNNQSLTDQGLEFLRQELILHPEISYLKVFNGTGQVLWKSVFSPDSNEVYTLLSQYHSNNQVDFVLLQGNHDVDNYIHLSRVIFDEQGYIKYLFEIGLNDQSLFPSPEDPSMSNIFNISLWDAKFSLLLERNYKQTKSFADIEIYNGEEKVASSLTGGTHIRSFKKYTQGIQQLNAFPLYFTMVMDRNPDIRNFQKQSGLLIGLFLTFSAITWVLSFMYQQQKYNKSLGIQNDNLQELNKKLEKTSKERKLLIQEIHHRVKNNLALINHIISLITDEGGPYTEQTLKDLSARIIAIQNVHDTLYKSSDLSQIEIPQYLTEITTMILSSVCQFPVAVENNMNKFTLPAKRVIPLGILTAEIITNAIKYGLLPGGTISFNGGFQEQNMILLRISNDGKPYQDGHRGLGSDLIEALVSQLEGDMELETGEKTTFSIHFPRDDQ is encoded by the coding sequence TTGGTAAACAAAATGCGGTACCTGTTGACCCTTATGTTAACTGTGACAACAATTATAATTGTTTCTTTGTCTATCAAGAACCTGTGGTCAGCATTGGAAAGAAAGACAAATGCCGACATGGAACATCTTCTCCAGCTAATGAGCTCCCAAATAAATAATAGTTTACTTACTGCTGATAGTTTTCTTCGTTATTTAGTCTATATGAATAATCAAAGTCTCACTGATCAAGGTCTGGAATTTCTTAGACAAGAGCTAATACTTCATCCAGAGATATCCTATCTCAAAGTTTTTAATGGCACAGGTCAAGTATTGTGGAAGAGTGTCTTTTCTCCTGATAGTAATGAAGTTTACACTTTGCTAAGCCAGTACCATAGTAATAACCAGGTGGATTTTGTTTTACTTCAGGGAAACCATGATGTCGATAATTATATTCATTTGAGTCGTGTTATATTTGATGAACAAGGATATATCAAATATCTATTCGAAATAGGTCTTAATGACCAAAGTCTTTTTCCTTCACCGGAAGATCCATCAATGTCCAATATATTCAATATCAGTTTATGGGATGCTAAGTTTAGTCTTTTATTAGAGCGTAATTATAAGCAAACAAAATCTTTTGCAGATATAGAGATATACAATGGGGAGGAAAAGGTAGCTTCTTCATTAACAGGTGGTACTCATATTCGATCATTCAAAAAATACACACAAGGGATTCAACAGCTAAATGCTTTTCCTTTGTATTTTACTATGGTGATGGATCGAAATCCGGATATAAGAAATTTTCAAAAGCAGTCTGGACTTCTTATAGGTCTGTTCCTTACCTTCAGTGCTATCACCTGGGTTTTGAGTTTTATGTATCAACAACAAAAATACAACAAATCTTTAGGTATTCAAAATGATAATCTTCAAGAATTAAATAAAAAACTCGAAAAGACCAGTAAAGAAAGAAAGTTGTTAATTCAAGAAATTCATCACCGTGTAAAGAACAATCTGGCTCTTATTAATCACATTATAAGTTTAATTACTGATGAAGGTGGTCCTTATACAGAGCAGACATTAAAAGATTTGAGTGCTCGTATCATTGCCATTCAAAATGTCCATGATACTTTGTATAAAAGTAGTGATTTATCTCAGATTGAGATTCCTCAATACTTAACGGAAATCACAACAATGATATTGTCCTCAGTCTGCCAATTCCCTGTTGCAGTTGAGAATAATATGAATAAATTTACATTACCTGCCAAAAGAGTAATCCCTTTGGGCATATTGACTGCGGAAATAATCACAAATGCTATTAAATATGGCCTGTTACCTGGAGGAACAATATCTTTTAATGGAGGTTTTCAGGAACAGAATATGATACTTCTTCGAATATCAAACGATGGCAAACCCTATCAGGACGGTCACCGGGGATTAGGTTCTGATCTTATAGAGGCTCTGGTCTCACAACTAGAAGGGGATATGGAATTGGAAACAGGAGAAAAAACCACTTTTTCCATTCATTTTCCCAGAGATGATCAATAA
- the dctP gene encoding TRAP transporter substrate-binding protein DctP: MDFFMDLSKKKTIILLSLFLLLLSSAYNQRQILFRISVENTQNHVQTKGVALFAQEISDILGPEYKVQFYDSAQLFRDQEVITALARGSLEMAVPGTWQLDRYVPDISYFLLPQFWGKNSKDYDEFLESDKGQLLLNKIEGNLGVIVPGLWMDLGPAHIFTTRKQIKSFKDLKGLKIRVAGGEANRLRINALGAQGVIIAWPDLIPRIKDHSIDGILTTFETINSANLWEGGIKYAFTDYEYFAQYVPIVSVKFWKKLSTQQKNEFVSTWNKIVLEQRKQAQLAQIEAINSAQSHGIIVTAPQKDDLNQTQKEVRNLEGQFIKQLSIGAYLQE, translated from the coding sequence ATGGATTTTTTTATGGACTTATCTAAAAAGAAAACCATTATCTTACTATCTCTCTTCCTGCTTTTGTTGAGCAGTGCCTACAATCAGAGACAGATTCTATTTCGTATATCTGTCGAAAATACTCAAAACCATGTACAAACCAAAGGTGTTGCACTATTTGCCCAGGAAATATCTGACATATTAGGACCAGAATATAAGGTCCAATTTTATGATTCTGCTCAACTATTCAGAGATCAGGAAGTGATAACTGCATTAGCTCGTGGCAGTTTGGAAATGGCCGTTCCTGGTACATGGCAACTCGATCGTTATGTTCCCGATATCAGTTATTTCCTCCTTCCTCAGTTCTGGGGTAAAAATAGTAAAGATTATGATGAGTTTTTGGAGAGTGATAAAGGTCAGTTGTTACTGAATAAGATTGAGGGTAATCTGGGAGTTATTGTTCCTGGTCTTTGGATGGATTTAGGCCCAGCTCATATCTTTACAACAAGAAAACAAATAAAGAGTTTTAAAGACTTGAAAGGGTTAAAGATTCGAGTAGCAGGAGGAGAAGCCAACAGATTACGAATTAATGCCCTGGGTGCTCAAGGCGTAATCATTGCTTGGCCTGATCTGATTCCCCGTATAAAGGATCATTCCATCGATGGGATATTAACCACCTTTGAAACCATTAACAGTGCAAATCTGTGGGAAGGAGGCATTAAATATGCCTTTACCGATTATGAATACTTTGCCCAATATGTCCCTATTGTTTCTGTTAAGTTTTGGAAAAAATTAAGTACACAACAGAAAAATGAGTTTGTTAGTACTTGGAATAAAATCGTTTTGGAACAAAGAAAGCAAGCACAATTGGCTCAAATAGAAGCTATAAATAGTGCTCAATCACATGGCATAATTGTAACAGCTCCCCAAAAAGATGACTTAAATCAGACTCAAAAGGAAGTACGTAATTTAGAAGGTCAATTTATAAAGCAACTTTCCATTGGAGCCTATCTGCAGGAGTAA
- the thrS gene encoding threonine--tRNA ligase, whose protein sequence is MKNHLQLGKELDLFIQSPTVGKGLPLLTEKGNCIKRSMIKLVEELEEKNGYLLTSTPLMASKNLYEISGHWDLYKEDMFVLEAGPEDYYALRPMTCPFQFQLYLRKKHSYKELPIRYSETSTLFRNEPTGSIHGLNRIRQFTLSDGHIICRFDQIEKEFLNCLDIINTIMAKLDFKNFWFRFSTRDPQKKNKYIENDSAWEKSESLLKSFLVKHNISYSDGKGEAAFYGPKLDIQMKDAEGREETLFTLQLDFALAERFGMTYTDENNKEEHPYIIHRSSIGCYERTLAHLLEIHQGALPFWLMPTQIMIIPVNDKHLDYALKVQDFLTDSKFRVEIDKRTETLGKRIREAVKIRTPYLIIIGEKEIATKTINVRKRGQKDSTQITLDQFKQMLKNQY, encoded by the coding sequence ATGAAAAACCATTTACAATTAGGGAAGGAACTAGACCTCTTTATACAATCACCAACTGTAGGTAAAGGTTTGCCATTACTAACAGAAAAAGGTAATTGTATTAAGAGAAGCATGATTAAATTGGTAGAAGAACTAGAGGAAAAGAATGGCTATCTCTTGACTAGTACTCCCTTAATGGCAAGTAAAAACCTGTATGAGATATCAGGACACTGGGACCTGTATAAAGAAGACATGTTTGTACTGGAAGCCGGTCCAGAAGACTATTATGCTTTGAGGCCTATGACATGTCCTTTTCAATTCCAATTATATCTTAGAAAAAAACATAGTTATAAAGAACTGCCTATTCGTTATTCCGAAACTTCTACTTTATTTAGAAATGAACCTACAGGATCTATTCATGGACTAAATAGGATTAGGCAATTCACTTTATCTGATGGACATATTATCTGCAGATTTGACCAAATTGAAAAAGAATTTCTTAATTGCCTGGATATTATTAATACCATAATGGCTAAACTAGACTTTAAAAACTTCTGGTTTAGATTCTCAACAAGAGATCCTCAAAAGAAAAACAAATATATAGAAAATGACTCAGCTTGGGAAAAATCTGAGTCCTTACTAAAATCCTTTTTGGTAAAACATAATATTTCCTATTCTGATGGAAAAGGAGAAGCCGCATTTTATGGGCCTAAACTGGATATCCAAATGAAAGATGCTGAAGGGCGCGAAGAAACTCTTTTTACATTACAACTAGACTTTGCACTAGCAGAACGTTTCGGAATGACCTACACTGATGAAAACAACAAAGAAGAGCATCCGTATATAATCCATAGATCCAGCATTGGGTGTTATGAGCGGACATTAGCCCATTTATTGGAAATTCATCAAGGTGCCCTCCCCTTTTGGTTAATGCCTACACAGATAATGATAATACCTGTGAATGATAAGCACCTTGATTATGCACTTAAAGTACAGGATTTTTTAACTGATAGTAAATTTCGAGTTGAAATAGATAAGAGAACCGAGACCTTGGGTAAACGCATACGCGAAGCAGTAAAAATACGTACTCCCTATCTGATCATTATTGGTGAGAAAGAAATAGCAACAAAGACAATTAATGTAAGAAAAAGAGGACAGAAGGATTCTACCCAAATAACTTTAGATCAGTTCAAACAGATGTTAAAGAATCAATACTGA